In Lolium perenne isolate Kyuss_39 chromosome 5, Kyuss_2.0, whole genome shotgun sequence, the sequence ATGAGACAGTGCTTGTGTGCTACATGACCAGCATTGAGACATTTTTTGTCACATGCCTGACTGGCATTCATACAGAAGATACAACACTAGGTCAACCAATGTTGCATGCGCCGATAATTATCAATCATAAGTTCATGACCGTTGAAACTAAGTCGACACTAAATTCAGAAAAGTTAGTACAGGCCTATGCTAAGAAAAGATGCAAACCTTTTGATTTACCAACAGTTAAGCTATAATACATAATACATGATGCAGAAAATACAATCACTGTAGGAATTAAGTTGAGAGTCCCAGAAATCAACGCGGGGAGAACCCTAGAAAGTGGCAGGCAGAAGCAGCAGACAACCCGTGCACAAGAAAGTGCCCTGTGTTTTGACTGGAAACTAGGTAAAATACATGGAAATCTAGTAAAGAGCACGGCATCAAACGGCTACAATGTCCATAAGGCAAGCACCCCCACcaaagcacacacacacacagaagGCTGTTTTTTCTAATCGCCCAGAATAAGGTACGCTCAAAAGTACTTTTAAGTCAAAAGATATGCTGGCTGCACGGATGATTCGAGTATTCATTCCATCCTTCCTAGCAGCTTCCGAACAGACCGAGACGACATGAGGAAATCTCCAAGATACTTGAATATGAGATCTCTATAAACTCTTTCCAACTCTTTACCGGCACAATCTACCGACAAGAGGATATACTACAGTACTGCTACCACATATTGTTTAATTAAGCAACTCCAAGAAGATCTGGGCACTGCAAGAAGATCACAAGTATTCTCCCAAGGAAATCAAACAGACAAATTACACTGATGTGAGATATCCAAGTACCTCAATGGAGAAGCAAAACGAGAGAAGGCAATAAAGTAAGGTACCAGCCGCAAGCAGTAGTACCAGATACCAAGAACCTTCATCAgaaccatgctcaaccactactgaATCTGCAGATTTCTACACGTATGCAACAGGATGAGCTGTATGTTATCTGAAACGATCatatccatcaacaaaatcaagcGTTCTGTCGGCGACAGGAACAATAACCCACATTCAGATGCAGAGATATGTCCCCTTAGATTAGATAAAACGAGAAAAGGAAGTATTAGCATAGTTGCATGGGAGGAGGGGCGCTGCATGCTCCCCTCGTCTATAAAACCACATCCTCCTTACAACTTCTGCACCACAGCAAGCTACAACCAGTAACAGCACCAGTCCACCACCACCAGAGAGCAAACTCTCCTATTTGAACACATTTCCTCATAACATCGAGTTAAATGAGGAGCCAAGGCCAACAAGGAGGAAGGGTGACCAGAGCTCTCAAAGAGCACAGAGCCAGGCTCTACATCATCCGCCGGTGCATCGTCATGCTCCTTTGCTGGCATGACTGAACACCAAGCTGCATTTTCCTCCATGGGATCCCTCTAGGGTCCATGCATGGAGAGGTTGCACTTGGCTAGGAAGCTATGAGTTAGTTAGGAGTAGAAACTAGGAAGGAGCTCTCATGCTCATGGCACATTGCACTCAACAAAGCTTGGTAGACTAGACATTCTAACAGTTGTTTCGTTATGGTTATTTTTTTTCTCCACCTTTTTCCCTTTTGCTGTCTCTTAGGCAGTGGGGTATGTGGTTGTTCTATCCATTTGGACATGTTGTGCGGTGTACCCATGATCTGATTAGAAATGATTCAGCAATAGAAGCAAAGTTGATCTTGAACTCATGTaacacttttttatatcaaatgaATGTATATATTTGTCTTCTTCAGTTGTGGACAGTGGACATAATACAACTGCAGCTGCCGATGAACTTTTAATCCTAATATCTATCCCTGTGTAGCAATGTTTTATAGAAACAACTGAGGGGAGCATAAACACTAGCTCAACATGAACTTACAGAATGAAAATAAAAGAATAGTTACAAAACTTATGTAAAGCAAAAATAAAGCCCTATGCTGCTCAATGTCGACTACCTCCGTACCAAAATAAGTGTCGCAGATTTggctagatacggatgtatctagacacatttgagTTATAGATACATCAGTATCTAGATAAATTTGCGACATTTATTTTGGAAATGCACTAGCTGTAACAATATTGGCCTCTTTGGATTTGAAGGGAGTTTTTCCTACTTATAGAGGTCATTTGGTTGAAAGGAAAGAAACCTGCAAATTTCCTAGAATAAATTCTTAAAATGCCATCAAACAATGGCCGTGTTCCGAAAATGCCATCAAGGTACTCATCATTCCGTGGATGCCATGAAACAAGTGTCACTGTTCCGAGAATGCCACTTCTACCAGTTGACCGCTAGTTAACCACTAAGTCTCTCGTGGAAAGAGTATCATACCCTTGTTGCATTTTTTTCACTAACAAAACCATCGTCATGCTAAAATAAATATGACAGAGTCTTGCCTTGATTTTTTGACACTTTGCAACATAATATGAACACCCCATGTCGCCGCCTCATAATAACTAAAACTTTCTCGCTTTGGTAACTTCAGGGTACTGGGAGAGAAACAAATGACAGGAAGAATAACTGCAGGGAAAAGGAAAACGGGACAACCAGCTACAGTATATGGGAAAATATCCACTGCTTGTGGTTGGAAGGGTACAATCAGTAACCATGTGATTACCACTATCACTGCGCTCACCACTACAGTCTACAGCTGCTCGTGCCACCGTAACAATCGCCATCGGCATGTGAGGCCTGGCTGTTCGAAGCTCCCGCCTCGGCCAGACACCCAGCGGAGCTGCTGCCGACGGAGGAATATCTGTCCGCACCCACCTCTGGCTCCGGCGACATTGCGCCCTGGTCGTCTCCGCCGCGGTGGGCTAGCTAGGCATTGTGGCGGCGCATCCTGGCTCATTGGCGGCGGCGCGCCGCACCAGATTAGGGAAGAAGAGCGAGGGAGTGACATGTGAGAGGGGAGGAGTTATGGGATGGAGGAAGAGAAGGCGGGGCCGGAGGGTGGAGGGATGGGGCGGCCGGCGATGAGAAGAGCGAGGCCTACCTATACGTGACTGGCATGGCACAGCCCACAAAGGCGGCCCAGGCACAACACATTATAATCTATCTATAAAATAAGTATAAAATGGGGCAAATTGTTATATTGATAAATATATGGGATAAATACTGAGATTTATTATTATCTTCCTTATCAAAACCTTCCATTGCTGTCTCAATGACACTCTATCGAGTGATTGTAATCATGTCGAGTAAGTAATAAAGCTCCCtgaattcgcaaaaaaaaaaacttccaTTGCTGGGAAGGAAAAAAGAGTGCACCTCGTTTTAAAGATCTAAACTGCAAAAGGATAGGAAATTACAAAAAAGTTAGACCATCTCCAACAGCAGCGCTACAATAGCGCCACGTCCAAAAAAACTGCCAATTTACCGCGCCGAGGCACGTTTTTGCGCGTTTCAGTGGGGTGAAAAGCCACAGCGAGCGCGCGCGGCCAACAACTTCCTGAAAATTCACCTCGCCGCATCCCCATTTTCGCCTCCCACTACAGCGTCGCCGCCCCTATTCTATGCCGGTTCCGAGGCCGCCTTGCTCACTGGCGTAGATCAGCGTGCGCCGGTGCTGCTCCAATCGACAGGCAACAACCGCGCCGCCGCTACCCCTTGCTCGTCGGCGTTGCTCCAATCAAGCGGGCGTTCAACCGCGCCGCCTGACGAggtggttcctcggcaatgcccacaatAAGGGGCTTAAGGTTAGCGAAATCCTGCAAGTTAGCACGAGACATCAGATACCAGACAAGCGGGGagcgagatttacccaggttcggggccctcgtagAGGTAATACCCTTACGTCATGCATGTCTAATCTTGACTATGGGTGAAATTGATTACAATGGGGGAGCCGAAGGACTGCGTGATGGTGCTCTCGCCGAGAGGCAAGGTTGCTAGGGTTTGGCGTGTGCATGAGTAATTGAGAGAAAGATCAggcaggccctctcctggcctttatataggacgtCGGGTCCTGAGAGTCATGCCCGGATTCGGTTACAATATAGATGGACTCTATCTAATCCTTCCATGTTTAAATCTTTCCTTGCACTGCACTTCAAGAAATCATCACCTTCCATCTTTCCTCCACGCAACCGACGCCTTCGACCTTCCCGGGCTGCAATGCTCTAGATGGGCCCCTTTTTGGGCTAGAGGAGGTAGGGCAATGTCtagtacccgaagggtaatgaccACATCAATAGTCCTCGAGTGACTGGCTGAAGAGAagtttcgggcagggactaaaattGGCGTCAGCCGATACTTTTCAATCCATCGGATCTTCAAAAGATACAAGATCGATAACCGTCGAAGAGTTGAACATGCGTAAGGGATAGAGTAACGAGCCTAGAATTACTCGATAAATCGAGACTGGTTAACTGCTGGAGCAAAACTGTGTTACCCTACATAGATTCGAGTCCCCGGGCTCGAGCCTGGATCATTGGAACCTTCGGGTCCGTAATGAAGAAGAAAGCTTCGAGTGACCCGAAGCACCTTCGGGTCCATTTTTCCCTTGTTTGTAGGAGTTGAAACGGCTAAGTTTGTTACTGACGACAAGCAGGCTTCAATCTTTTTTATCGGGTGTGCGGCCAGCGATCTTGATGGGAGTATCCCCCGAGCATGTGGATGATTGTGCAATAGTCATGTATAGGCTGtaaacagctgagttgaacaccaTAGATTTCTTCAAGTTCTGAATTATATTCGGGTGTCCCGCCGTagatctttagtaaggtatatgaCACTttgattgtcataaaacaagttagagagtggatttggtgaccgggtgtatacgtgagcacgccctAGCTGCCGTTGGATCAACCTTGAGATTCATTTTTTGCTAACGGCAACCATACGGCGTTAATCCTTTCTCTCCCACGCTCCCTTCCCTTCGTACCCGATGCACCTTATTCCCTCGTTCTTTCTCTGAACCACACTTTTCTCTCGCCCCCTCTCCAGACCACCACAAAAACGCCGCCAGCCACGCTCCGGGACGGGAGGTCGATCCTTCCTCCACGCCGGCCTGGAGCCCATCGCCGCCAAGCCTCAGGTCACCTCCGCCTAATCCCCTGCCTGGCCAAGAATCAGAGCGCCACCGTCCTGGCTAGAAACGCCGCCGCCGGCTGACTCGATTTGGGCCGCCCCTTGGAATCGCCGGCTGAATCGATTTTGGGACGCTCAATGGCGCCCTATCGCACTGCCTCCGCCGCCATCATCTTGCCCCCGCTCCACCTCATCTCTCCACATCTGTTGTAGGTGAAGAAATCGGCAAGGCTCCTATGGAGGAGGCCGCACAGGTCCATGCCCCCACCGCCTCCGGCGAGGTCCAGGCCACCGGTCTCAAACAGAACTAGCATGGTGGGCAGCACTCCGTCGTCCCTCCCAATCGTCGGCGCGACGGCCGCCTAGGAGACCTCTTCGGCAGGGAACCGGTGTCGCGGGCGCGGCCCTTGGAGGCGCGCGGGAGGCGGAGGCCAGCTCAGACTGGAGCTCGTCGCGCAGCAGCACCTTGACCGGCCCTTGGAGGTTtcgcctagccgccgccgccatccATCCATCCATTAACCGCACAAGCTAGGTTCGGTCCGATTCCCTCTTGTATACCATTTCTCCGTGTCCGTTCGGCACCATTGCTCGGTTTGATTGATTGATTTTGATTCGATTTatttggaggaggaggagcgccatGGGAGGACAACAATGACCTGGTTCAGCGCCACGGCCGGCACCGCCGCTACCAGATCCGCCAGGTTCAACACTCCCGCGCTGCGCTCATGCCATGGCATCGGGATGGGGGGAGGTAGCCCGTCCCTCGCTTCACCTGGGAGCGCGTTGTCGCCCGCGCTCGATGCAAGCTTGGTGCATCCGACTCCTGGTGGATTAGTGCATCGAGTAAAACAGCTCTAGCGCTTGGCTGTGTGTTCGTTTTTAGGCTGGTAAATTTCTTCCCGATTAATCTCCGGTTGTTCAGTTGAGGTGTAAACAGAGAGATCGTTTTTTTTTAATTCACTTTGCCCTTTCTTGTTTTTTCCGATCTGGAAGACTGAAGCTCGAGGAAGAAAAATTCACTGCTTCAAGTTTTTCCAAGTATCCTGGAATTGTTGATCGTCATCATGACCCAAAGTACCGCAAGAGCATTTTGCCCGTGAGTGCAGATGATGCTTGTCTCCATATTCAGAACATGTTGATACAACTATTTTTTGATGGATTTTATATACTTGAAACAACGATGTTCACAGAGTTTCAGTTACCAATTTTGGACTTGTAATTTGTAGCTTAATCTGGTTTTGGTAAACTGACTATATGCATGATTGTATTTGTTGGCTAATTACCAGCGGGAACCAATAAAATTCAATACAGTTTCTGAATTTTGGAAACGCTCCCGGAGTTTCTCGTCCGCGGAGCGCATGATCTCAACTTTGGTTGTTCAGTCGGTAACAGTGTGTGTACATCAATCCGTATTAGTGTACTATTTTATTTTTTAAGATTGTTCAGTCCAGAGCAGTAGTACTTACTTTCtttctttatcaaaaaaaaaaaaacatcagtACTTACGAAGGCACACAGATCTCGATTTATTTTCTAACTAGTTATCATCTAACGGCAAACCTAACACCGTCGGACACGTGTCAGTCTCtcaccgcgtgctcacgtatacaccccatcaccaggcttcatccgaaacaagttaatgcaagaatcatcttcacaaagctcagcatacaaacTTTTCAACCAAATAGTCTTTTTTCAAGCTTCATCTCTGCCTGGGTTCTACATTGGGCAACAACAGATTTTAAtgttgccttccaactcacaaCACATCTaccaacagtgaacacataacaTGTGAGGGACCTTCTCTTATCCAAGTCGGCAACAAAATCTAAATCCACATAGCCCGCGAGTCCCTGCCACGAAGGTACCTCAAAATTCATTGAACatctttccaatgttctttaccaggattagccatgtatcgactgaccaaactcatagcatatgataaatcagggcGATAACAAACAATGGCATACATCAAGGCACCAACAACACTAGAATATGAACTCGTGGCATGTACTCAGTATTTCCATtagtactaggacattgcaatgctgaaaatttgaagtgGGGAGCAGTAGGTGTACTAACAGACTTTATATCATGCATATtgaaacgatgaagaacttttgtaatgtaattttgctgactaaaaaataacacactagattttctgTCCCTTGTAATTttcatacctagtattttctaaacagcaccaagatccttcatctcaaactcactacttaattgtgctttcaaagtagtgatctctttcttTCTCTTGACAACAATCAACATATCATAAACATATAACGATAAGTAtataggtgatccattaacaaacttgatgtaAAAGCAGCTGTCATACTAAGATCTCTTAAAATCATgtgtaagcataaatgaatcaaaccttttgtaCCGTTGCCTTGCAGACTGTTTCAGACGATAAAGGGATCTCTTTAACTtacaaacaagatcctccttaccaggcagaACAAAATCTTCAGattggtccatgtatatctcctaCTCAAGTTCTCCATGCAGAAAAGCAATCTTCACATCTAACTGCTCAAGCTCAACATCATacatagccacaataccaaagaatcCACGAATgaaactatgcttcacaaccggagagaatacgtcattataatcaatacctggaaCTTGGTTGAAACTTATTggtactaaccttgccttaaatcttggaggctcattaggagaaaaaccttcctttctttttaaTATCCACTTGCAGCGGACATCCTTCGTTTGATTAGGTAAgcgcacaacatcccatgtgccattcttctcaagcgattgcatctccaCTTGCATAGCAGAAATCTACTTCTCGCGGTCAACGGATGCAACATCCTCagtatatgtagcaggttcaAAGTCATGCTCCACCTatttagcacaactcaaagcataatgAACAAGATTACACTCTTCAATTAAACAAGGACGTGAACCTTTGTTATGCCTCGGTCTATCAGCAGCAAAGAAATTATTTGTTTTCTGCAAAACAGGTGATGAGTGATGAACAACAGTGTTATCAATTTCAGCACcatcattttctttctcctccatGTGCTCCACTCGCACGCTAATCTTCCTttgctcatcatcagaaacatcaATAGTATCAGAAACAtctgtagatgaactcttatGAAACATGACAACCTCATTAAAAACAACATTCTGATGTGCAAAAccttcttagtttcaggattccataacttaTATGTCTTAACTCAcgaaccataaccaagaaacacacacttaacagcACTAGGCTCTAGCTTTTCATTATCAACATGTGCATAAGTAGTGCAATCGAAAACTCTCAACTGTGCATTATCAGTAGGTGAACCAGACAATACCTTAAAGGGAGTTTTTTATCAAACAAAATGCAAGATGACATGTTCATCAAGTAACAAGCAGTGGAGGGTTCAACCCAAAAAAATATCTATGCATACCAGCATTGGACAACATCCAACGAGCTTTGGAGATGATGGTCCTGTTCATCCTCTCTGCCACACCATTCTGTTGAGGAGTATACAGGATGGTGGAGGCCGTTTcagcccaagcctccggcgacgggcctcacttcgctcgtcagaagttagcccgcttatgaatttggatcacaatataactggCATGGTGGGAGATGACGCGCAGGTAGCGTTCAGCCAATGACAACACCCAATCAAGGGTAAACAAAACCGAACAAGGGGAGATCAATCCCAAACCCTAAAATTGGGACTTCACACCATGTTTAGATGAGTAGCAACTTCATCTATTCCATGGGTTTTAGGCCAAATATATAAGTACATGAGAAGAGATAACTAGTAATCCTAATAAAAATTACATCTCTAACAATTAGATGGAAAATTTTCCTCCAAAATAGAGCCAAGGAACTCTCAAGAAAAGTTCCATGCGATTTGGATCATGCAAATCAATCGACCTATAAGAGTAATAATTATAATTACTAATTAAGGGCTCAAATCCTTCAAACATCTCGTGAAATTCTTTGAATGAAAGAAGCCATATGAATTGTTTTCCTACACCTTAATTCACAAGAATCCTAGCAAGAGGTTAAACCTCTTGGGAATTTCCTTTGTGTCAATGACAACTATGATATGCACTCATGGCTTCTTCGGAATGAAGGATTTTCATACAACCGTCGGAGGACTCCATCCCATATGATTTTCTCCCATGGGGGTGTGTGGGGGCACCAAAATTCCTATGGATTGCATTCCTACAACTTGACTTGATTCCATAGGATTTCTAGTAAGATCGTAGATTTTGTTTTCCCTTAAGTCTTGCGTGGATCTTTCTCCCTCTTCAAATTCCTGCAAAATATTGTGAAGCATACAAAGAGCTATGCGTGTGAACTGCCGTACGATCCTACATTCCGAAAAGAGGCTCTCGATCCTTGTAGAATGTTTTTATTTCATATGATGCAACTAAAGAATATTTATTACCCATTCGTGCGTGTTCAGTTCATGTTGCACTCAAGATGCCACCTCCTCGGATCCAAAGGGACCTAGTAGTCAAGAATATCTGCAAGAGCAATCATCGGTGAAGTGCCTAAGCAAACAACTTTCATAAGACGTAAAGGAATATTCACTGATCGTAATGGCTTAAGCAGAAATCATGGAGCCTACCATAGCCTGTCAGCAGGCCTCGATTGTCCTTATGTACCAGGAGTGCACGTACACGCCAGCATGGCTAAGTTTAAAACCTAAGTAGCCATCAGACAATGCTTATATCAGCTAAATTTAAAACCTGTGTAGCCATCAGACCATGCTTAGCTTATCATCGTCCACACAAAGGACAAAATCACTAATCAACCAGCTGCGGTCAAAGATGCAGAGAGAGACAATGCTCGCCCCAAACACGGGGGCCATGTCTCGTGGGCAGAGCTCCCGGCTGCAGCTCTCAAGGACTAGGAATAGAAGAAAAGACAACACGGGATGCAATGCAGGACTGGCCAAGCAGAAGCGAACAGGTGGGCAAACAGACAAGCGCACGGACGCGCTGCATGTACCGTGCGCGAGCGTGCACGCACGCACACATGCGCGCCCCCACGCACGTACCGAGGCTGGCACATGCAGGACATCCTGTGAGCTGTGACCAGGACAGGGAGCCCATTTATTTAGACAGACAGCCTCTTGCTTTCCAAGTCTAAAGTGAAAATTCAGCCTAATTAGGCATCAATATGATCAACTTTAGGTAGTAAGTGAACATATGATGATGATATAATTGTTAAAAGAACCTCTCAAAAACACTTGTTAAAAGAACTCAAGTGACTAGTACTGTGCTTGAAGCACTGACCAATTCATACCTTAGAGGTGCTTCCTCTGTTCCAAATTAATTGAtatagctttgtctagatatgaatctaCACATTAAAACACATCTAAATACATgtcgtatctagacaaagttgagccaATTAATCTGGAGCAGAGGGAGTAGCACATACACTGAGATGTCATGGTCCAGTCAAGGTTTCATTTCATCCATCAACAGCATGTCATGGTCCAGTACTCCAGCCATGATTTCAGGTACTCAGGCAAGCTCTGATTAAGCTTTTCCACTCGGGGTGACTGCAGCGTGCTTCGTGGATTCCTCACCTTTGCTAGAGTGGTCTACCACTACCAGCCACAACTTCCTTTCTCAGGAGGACTGCAACATGAAGCAGTGCATGCGCAGTATACTAGGTCTCTCCTCCATGACAATAGTACCAGGTATGCACCAAGTTCTACCACGATATATTAGTTCTCCAGGACTGCAACATGAAGCTGTGTATTCTGCACGATATATTAGTTCTCTCCTCCATGGCTATACTACCATTCGTGGTATGCACCAACTTTCAGGGCATGTATACTGTCGCAGGGAACCGCTCAATTTCTGCAAGAATTACGAAAAGCAAATCCCGCACTCCAAATGGGGCACTAACGGATCCACCAGGAGCATACATGGCCACATATCAAAGAAAATAAGTTAGTCACCTCTCAAAGGACCTGGAGGGAAAAAGCGTAACCACACAGAGAGATTCCAACTTTCCATCAAAAGTGTAAAGCATCAGATACGGATCGCTTCAAACCGTTAAGAAAGTATAACTAACTTCATCACAAAGGTACCACTGTTTCAATCTGTGATTTTCAGAAACTTGTCAATTCACAGTTATCATTGTGAGTATAATATCAAGTTGAAGCACAGTTAAGCAATAATCTTTCTCCAGTCTTATAAGAGGGTGACAATCTCGGACTACAGAGTTGGATCTCCCACCCGTGACCGCAACAGCAGGCAAGTGTTGGGAGAAAAAATGACCCTCAAAAATGAAGAAGACTAGGAGAAGTACATGGACAGCCTATACATAGCAACTACACCTAAACTCTCTCTAACCCTCCAGAAATGGCAGCGCCAAAGAGAAAATTCCAGaatggaaggaaaaacaagaaacGGATCAGTCGCTCCATCGAAGCAACATGACGACGCAGCGGCGGAAGATGTAGAACCTAGCCCTCTTCTCCCTGAAAGCTCTGTTGAGCCTCCCTTGGCCTCCAATCTTCATGGTCTGGTTCACAAAGCTCGGTGCAAGGCGGAGGAGGGGAAGAATGCTGCTAGACTATAAGACAGCTTGTAGACTGATGGCTTGTGTGGTACGAGAGGGGTGTTAAgcgaggggcctttatatagaggCACACAAGGCATGATATGCCATAGTATCAAAGGAACATCATACCCCCCACATGCAGGCACTTTGTTTACGCACTGGGAGGCACACTTCTGACCCTAAACTTATCCTACTCGTTATTCTATCTGCTTGCAGCTTAGGAGCTAGCAA encodes:
- the LOC127298002 gene encoding small polypeptide DEVIL 4-like, with translation MRSQGQQGGRVTRALKEHRARLYIIRRCIVMLLCWHD
- the LOC127300611 gene encoding small polypeptide ROTUNDIFOLIA LIKE 2-like translates to MKIGGQGRLNRAFREKRARFYIFRRCVVMLLRWSD